In Indicator indicator isolate 239-I01 chromosome 28, UM_Iind_1.1, whole genome shotgun sequence, the genomic stretch cgtggcagggggctggggaaggCCATTTCGAGACGTGTCCCCTCTTTTCCGCAGCGATGTCTGCCCGAGGAGCACGACACGAAGCTGAGGTCAGTGCCGCAGCCGCGGGGAGCGGCCCCTCGGCCTAGGGCCTTCCTCATCCCCGCTTCGCCCCCGCAGGGAGGCCTTGGGGCGAGGAACCGCCGAGCTGAGCCTGAGCGAGGGGAAGGCCACGCTGCAGCCGCGGGAGGGGGCCTGGTGCTCGGCGCTGGAGCTCTTCAAGCTGCCTGGGGCCGAGGCGAGGAGCCAGCTCCAGGCGCTGGTCTTTGGCATGGCGGGACGCGTCGAGAGCCTGGAGAGACGCTTGGAAGGTCCGGGGGGGAAACTGGAAGAGGGTCATGGCGGGAGGCGAGCCGGCAGCTTCTTGCCACCTTTGCGATGTTAACCCCCCACGAGGATCCATCTCAGCCGGCCGCGGGAGGAGGCTGCACCTCTCTGGCCTCGCTGGGGGCGGTTTCCCATCGCTGGTGCCGGCTgggcagcagagatgctgccaCCTCCTTCCTCTTCGGCCTGGCTGGTTCCCAAGGCTGGCCACGGCCTACACCTGACCTCTGCAGGGAAAAGAGATGGGAGTGGGGTCTGAGCATCAGTTTTGTGCCTGTGTAGGGACACCATGGccagcaccacaccaccatCTCTGTGCATGGGCATGCAGGGAGAAGTGACTCAATTGGGTAGGGAAGGGAGCTTAGGGAGGCTGGGGGTGCTGTGTGCCACACTGGGGTGCGTTGTTACAAGCTCAGGCTCTCTGTTTCCTGTCTCAGCAGCAATGGAGACATTGGCATCTTCTGGCAGCCCTGCAAAGAATGCTGTCCGGAGCCAGCAGCTCTTGCTGCCAGGTAGGCAATTGCCAGGGAGcaccctggtcctgctgctcttttgccttctctccaccaggaggctgctggtcCTGTGCTCTCCAGGACACTTCTGAGATCCtctcagctgtggctgctgttagCCACCTTGCTCTTCCAAGCACAGAAGGGACCAGGGCTCATTGTGGTGGCTCTCAAGGTGTCTGGGATGTGCTGTGCTCAGGTCAGATGCTGGCATCAACAGGCAGGTTGCTTGCTAGCCTGCAGGAGGTCACgctttgctgcctttccagACTGGGGGCTGTGGCAGGTCCATGTCTCCCTACTCCCTTTTGGAGGGGAGACCTGCCTTGGTCCTTTCTCACACACCACAGGTGCTGGGACTGCCAAGCTGGGCTGCTGGATGCTCACCCTGGGTATGGAGGGGCTTACAGGGCTGCCAAAGCAACTATCTGCCCTTTTGTAATCCCTGTCCTGCCTGTCCCTGACCGAGGCAGACCCCAGCCCCAGGAAGAACAGGAGTGCTGACTCAGCTTTGCCAGCTAAGAGGAGGATCCCAGGAGAGTCTCTCATTAATCCTGGCTTCAAAAGGTGAGttctgctcccagtgctggggctgcactGCGCAGAGATCCGGTGGCTGTGTGAGAGCAGGGTGTGGGGCTTCAGGCTGTGAAACTCCCTCTGTCTCCTAGCAAGAAGGCACCGTCTGGAGTGGATTTTGAGGACTGCTGACCTGTACTGTCCCCTGATAACAGCCCCACCAGAGCCTCATCACTGTATCTGTGGCTACTGGAGGAGGTTTTGCTGCACCCTTGAGCCTTGCGGAGCCCCTCGTGCCTGGGCAGGTGGATAAGACAAGTTAAGACCCAGAGGGCTAGAGCCAGGGCCTGGCAGGCCTGGGTAGGCAGCAGATGCTCACCTGGTGGTGGCAGGGCTTTTGCTGGGGGACAGGGCAGGGATGACAGAAGTGGTGGCTTTTTTCCCTGCTGGCTGGGACCACCTCTCTGCCTCATGCTGAGCCGTTGGGGCTTTTAAAGAACTTCCATGTTGGTACCTGACAGAAAGAGTGCCTGTGCCTGACTCGTGTCAGCGAAGCTGGGCTCAGCCAGCTGGGCATGAAATAGCTCAGCTGTGCCTGTCTTTTCTGTTTCCCTTGCTCAGGAGCCTTGTCATCAGTTTCAGATGAACTCAGAGGTGGGGGCTGAGAGTCCACATTCCTGCCAGCTTTGTGTCAGGGGGCTGCTGAGTGAGTGGTTAGAACCAGTGCCCAGGAGAGCTAAGAGAATGCCCAGCCCCTTGCTAGGTACTGGGAGAGGACTGGGAAGTTGTGAGGTCCTGGCAGGGAGGAGAGTTGCTGGGGCTGGCCCCTGCAGACACAAGCTTCTCTTTGCAAAGCCTTTATTGATTTCCAGGAGCTCTGATACATCTTGGCTGTGCCACACCTCACCCCCATCCCTCACCCCAGTCTGCTCCTGAGAGCTTCCTAGCAGCAGGTTCTGGGGAGATGGTGCCCTCTCCCCCCTCACCCAGGGTGGTGGGGGTCAAGCCATGTCCACCATCCAAACCATGCCCCTGGATctgtgctcagggctctgccagggctgtgcaggtTCTCCTCACCTGTTGTGGCTCCTTGGGGACATCCTGTGTGGCTTAGTGCCCTGCACAGTGGGGCACTTGCCTGGCAGGTGGCACAGTGTGCCTCTAAGGGAACCTGCAGGGAGgcccacagcagtgtgctgccCTTTCTCTGCCCTGCAGGCATTTGCTCTGGCTGGGTTTTaatccccagctcctgcccttgcCCTCGGCATTGCCCATCTTTGGTACAGATGGTGACTATGGCTGCAGCCCACTTGcacccatcccagtgcctgaggGGTTTACAGGGCAGGTCGAGGGTGGTGTGGGCAGGCAAGGAGGGTGGCACGATTGGTGGAAAGGCGCGTTGGCAGGCTCGGTGTGAAGCAGATTGCTGTTGGCACCTTAGGTAATGGTACCAGATGGGGGAATTCGAGTGCTGGGGCACAGCTCATGCTCTCTGCCCTCTCAGGTGCATGCAGGCCAGACTGTGGTGGTTGCAGCAGGACTGGGGCAGGTGCTGGactgctgcctgcccctggcCTTGTGGCCACCTTAGTGCGTGCCCATCTCACTGCGGTGCCCGGACCACGGCACGGtaggcctggatgatctcctcgctgctggggcaggagtaTTTGAACTCCTTGGTCTGGTTGGCACTACCTAGGTACTgccacacagcctgcagctctttGGGGATCCCAAAGCCTCGGTAATGCTGGCACACGACCTGTGGGCAGAGACAGTGTGCCCTGTGTGCCTCTTGTGTGCCAAGCACAGCCTTGCAGCCAGGCAGTGGTGTTCAtgggcaggagccagccagGAAGGGTGGTAGTGGGCCAGGGGCCGTCTCTGGCACTGCATGACATGAGGGGTGGCACTTGGCTGGAGATGTGGAGCAGAGTGAGATCTGTGCCGTGGTGGAGAGGGGAGTGCTAGAGATGCACCAGGGTGGCACAGGGGTCAGTAGAGGAGCTGAGGGTTGCTGCAGGCACCCAGGAGGAGGTGGGAGCAGGGGGTGGGTGGCATCAGGGagccagggaaggaagaaaggggatgGTGCTGGATGCTGGCACTCACCTGCATGATGTTGAGCTTGGGCAGTAGGTTGCAGTCAGCTAAGGTGAGCTGGTTCCCATCCAGGAAGCGGCGATGGGAGGCCTGGAGGTGGGGGTCCTGTGCCAGCTCGTGCTCCAGGGGGGCACTCAGGTACTCATCCAGCTTCAGCAGTGCCCGCAGAAGGCTccgctgcagtgctgtggggagggCATCAGGgatgggctctgctgccatAGCCTCCTGCTAGCCCATCCCTGTGCCTGGGCAGCTCTTGCCCACTCTCTTCCCACCCTGCTGAGGCTGGCATCTACCCCTGCCCTCTCAAAAGAACCCTGGCACGACCATGCTGAACTGTGTGGGAGGGGCAGTTCTGGAGAGATCCAGCTGgcctgaggcagggcagggctggatggAAAGGCTCTGGGGTGGTGGCACTGAAAGGGTGCATGTGGTATGTCCAGCTCCAGGTCCTCACCCTCATCCTGGGCAAGCACTGGGTTCTTGATGAAGCTGGAGAACTTGTGGAAGATGTCGTTCCCGGCCAGACTCGACTCCCTGTACCTGGGCACCAGGCTGGGGAACCTGCAGGGAtgtgggcacagctggggacaggggCAGGGCCTGGTAGGCTCACATGCAGTCTGCCCATCCCCAtgcccccctccccactcccccaaTCTGTTCTGCCTTGTCTTTGGCCCCATGCCCTGTCTCAGGGTGGTACCAGCCACTGACAGGGGGGGGCCCAGCTTGTCCTCCAGGAAGTCCTCGATGGTGATGGTGTCGGTCTTGGGCTCACCATTGTAGAGCAGGACTGGCAGCTGGGCACCCAGAGCAAAGTCCTTCAGAACATCCAGGGCCCTGAAGAGATGGGGATGGATGTTAGTGCCCACCCTTGTCCAGGGCGCTAAAGGGCACTGCCCATGTGTGTCCTGAGCAAAGGGACATGGGGTgcccccaggctgctcctgcctcagTGTGTACccatgccagctctgccctggaaaATGTCCACCAACCAATCTCATCCAGGAGGGTACAACAGGCTCCATGTGTCGTACAGTGCCCATCCTTCATGCCCCTTCCCAAGCTGTTAGGGACCTACCATCCATCTCCAGGGTGCCAGGGCAAGGCTGCCCCACCCTGGCCCCTTGAGAGGGGGCACCACTCACCTTTTCACATCCACGGTGGTGAGGGTGAAGGGCACCCCTTTGAGCAGCAGCACCATGAAGAGCCGCTGGCAGAAGGGGCAGTGGCCCACGCTCTCCCCATCCTCGCTTGCCTGTGGGCACAGAGGAAGAGCTCAGCTGCCCCTTTGCCCTAGCACACTTGCAATGGGAATAGCAGTGGCTGGGCAATCCCAGAGGGTGCAAGGGTGAGGGTGGCAGGTGCAGGCAGACAAGCAGCACCGCCAGTCCATTGCACCAGTTATGGCAGGCAGGGTGCCAgccctcagcccctgcctgctcctggagcCTGTGTGCTCCACCCCAAAGTTGGTTGTGTGGCACAGCAGGTGTGGGCACCACGGGGCCCTCAGGCTACTGTCGCCCTGCAGTGCCAAGGgcgctgagagctgggggcagtcATGGCAGTGCCACTGGGGCTGTGGCACGGGATAGCCCAGTATGGCAGGGGTTGTGCCAGAAGAAGGCTGATGGTGACCCCATTGCCTCCCGGTGCCATCTGAGGCAGGCCCTGCGCTGTGCATCCGAcaaacagccccagccaggcagtgctgggcagggccCTGCAGGTGCAGCCAAGGTGCTGGGGGCCCTGGTTTGAGGGGCACCCCAGTTTAGCAGCCCATGCAGAGCACCTGCACCCCCAGgcctgcagggcaggcagcagtaaTCTTGTGCCCTGAGAAGAGCCCAGGTTCCCCCAATGTCGGGgcactgccatgggctgggacagcCAGGCCACCCTagcctgggcagtgccaggggtgGTAGCTAGAGGTGCCCAACGGCCCAGGCCACCCCAGGCGATCACAACTCCCCCTCACCTTCACGAAGAGCTGGATTTGAGGTTTCTCTGCCATACTGGGTGGTGGCTGCCGGCACAGTGGTGGCAGTGCCGAGTGCCCTTGCAGAGCCGCGGCCCCTCCCAGCCCACATTCCTCCCTGGGGTGCACCCCAAACCACGCCTGGCCCCATGGCACAGCCGGGACACCCTGCCGTGCGGCCACcgccactgctgccagccctagTCCACAACGGGCGGCTCACAGTATCACCAGCTGccgcagctcctgcctgggcacCCGGGAAAGTGTCAAGTACTGGGTACAGTCCAACAACTTTTGCCCACAGCAGGGTCCTGTCCCATtccaccccccaaaaccccctaCCTCAGCCCTTGTTCACCCCagtccctccctgggcacccagccctggcaccccTACTCCCCAGGAGCCACAGAGCCTGGCTGGCTCCAGTTactgtttttttatttaaaacattattttcacatttcaccctttgttgtttttttgctaGCAATGTACAGGCTCCTTCGAGGCCTCTCCACACGTGCCCAGTGCTGTGCCTGGCTGCGGCACTGTGCCcctggctgctggccaggcCCTGCACAGGGAGGCAAGCAAGAAGCGGGGCCAGACTCAGTGAAGCAGAGAGTGTTAAGGCAGCAACCACTCCTGCCCTGGGGCGatgccctcctgcccccccaccCGCTGACACCCTTGGGGTGGCCCCAagcccaggctgcacaggggcCAGGAAGCATCTCCACTGATAACTGAAAGCTGCGGCTTGTGGTGAGGCAGGGAAGAGACAGCTCCGTGGGGGGAGGGCTGGGGTGGCAGCTGTGCACAGGGCCCTCGGGGCCCTGAGTAGCAGAGTACTGGGGTAGGTACTGGACACAGACAAagccctggccagagcagggcaccttGCCCACCCTGGGGTGCTCTGAGGGTGCCACTGccatcaccaccacagccaggaaCTCAAAGATGGCACTGCCCCCTCTCCCTTGGTGGCAAATGGGTAACCCCCAAGCAGGGTTGTCCCCTGTGCCCACTGAGTAAGGCAGTGTGCCCAGTAAGGAGGCTGCCCACCCATGCTgtctccccctgcccagccaggTGCCCCTCTGCCGTTGGAACAACAATGGTCTGAAAAGCTCTGAAAGGAGAGCTGAGTTCCCCCCCCAACACAAAACCTACATCAGCTGGCACACAGGGCCCGCCCCTGTTCCTGTGCCCTTGAGCAGGGTGGGGCTGGCTGCCATCTTCCTCCCCACCCAGTGTGCTGCCCCATGGCCATGAGCTGGGGGCCCAGTGCTACCCCTGTGCTGCAAGGCAGGAGCCAGCTCAGAGAATCCAACTGAGCCCATGCCAGGGAGGCAGAAAGGGCAGTAGGGCATACAGAGGCAGTCCAGCTCTAGGTGCTccctgggaaggaggagggcaCTGTGCATGGTCAC encodes the following:
- the PAXX gene encoding protein PAXX, whose translation is MAEQAGPFHLLQGGPRRFLCYCRPGPAETVYVTDALEVWAGELGARPPLGCRCLPEEHDTKLREALGRGTAELSLSEGKATLQPREGAWCSALELFKLPGAEARSQLQALVFGMAGRVESLERRLEAMETLASSGSPAKNAVRSQQLLLPDPSPRKNRSADSALPAKRRIPGESLINPGFKR
- the CLIC3 gene encoding chloride intracellular channel protein 3 — encoded protein: MAEKPQIQLFVKASEDGESVGHCPFCQRLFMVLLLKGVPFTLTTVDVKRALDVLKDFALGAQLPVLLYNGEPKTDTITIEDFLEDKLGPPLFPSLVPRYRESSLAGNDIFHKFSSFIKNPVLAQDEALQRSLLRALLKLDEYLSAPLEHELAQDPHLQASHRRFLDGNQLTLADCNLLPKLNIMQVVCQHYRGFGIPKELQAVWQYLGSANQTKEFKYSCPSSEEIIQAYRAVVRAPQ